A part of Flavobacteriaceae bacterium GSB9 genomic DNA contains:
- a CDS encoding 3-deoxy-D-manno-octulosonic acid transferase — translation MTFIYNIGINIAGFVLRCVAPLNEKIKQGVEGRKTAFKTLNKFLNQNDKTLWFHCASLGEYEQGLPVFKILREHYSNHKIVLTFFSPSGYEVRKNSPIADIVTYLPIDTKTNAKHFINLLRPELTIFVKYDIWPNYLNEIKQHDLRAILISAAFRKNQVYFKTWGKPLRNALFAFEHIFTQNKASKQLLESINYNKVTVSGDTRFDRVSSQLELNNHLPFVENFKNNHLCVVIGSSWPEDEALLTEYINKEAPSHVKFILAPHDIKPSHIKTIEERLTVTKVLFTKKEGVQLSNKNVFIIDTIGILTKIYNYADIAYVGGAMGKTGLHNTLEPAVFGVPVIIGRNYDKFPEAKDLIANGGTFSVSNQKELNQILNELIKNKKKRHQTGLANLKFIEKNKGAVIQILDYLRISK, via the coding sequence TTGACTTTTATATACAATATTGGCATCAACATTGCTGGCTTTGTTTTACGTTGCGTAGCTCCGCTCAACGAAAAAATAAAACAGGGCGTTGAAGGTAGAAAAACTGCTTTTAAAACTTTAAACAAGTTTTTGAACCAAAACGATAAAACACTATGGTTTCATTGCGCTTCGTTAGGAGAATACGAGCAAGGACTTCCTGTTTTTAAAATCTTAAGGGAACATTATTCTAATCACAAAATTGTTCTAACCTTTTTTTCACCTTCAGGTTACGAAGTAAGAAAAAATTCTCCAATAGCTGATATAGTAACATATTTACCTATCGACACTAAAACTAATGCAAAACACTTCATAAACCTGCTACGGCCAGAGCTCACCATATTTGTAAAATATGATATTTGGCCCAATTATTTAAATGAAATAAAACAGCATGACCTTAGGGCTATTTTAATTTCGGCAGCATTCAGAAAAAATCAAGTTTACTTTAAGACTTGGGGCAAACCGCTTAGGAATGCCCTTTTCGCATTCGAACATATTTTTACCCAAAATAAGGCTTCAAAGCAACTTTTGGAATCTATAAACTACAATAAGGTAACAGTTAGCGGCGACACCAGGTTTGATAGAGTTTCCAGTCAATTAGAATTAAACAATCACTTACCTTTTGTTGAAAATTTTAAAAACAACCACCTATGTGTGGTTATTGGCAGCTCTTGGCCAGAAGATGAAGCCCTACTTACAGAATACATTAATAAAGAAGCACCTTCTCATGTTAAATTCATTTTAGCTCCCCACGACATTAAACCCTCACACATTAAAACTATTGAAGAACGTTTAACCGTTACTAAAGTATTGTTTACCAAAAAAGAAGGTGTTCAACTCTCAAATAAAAATGTTTTTATTATTGACACCATTGGTATTTTAACCAAAATTTATAATTACGCCGATATTGCCTACGTTGGTGGGGCTATGGGCAAGACCGGATTGCATAACACCTTAGAACCTGCTGTTTTTGGCGTGCCTGTTATTATTGGCCGCAACTACGACAAATTCCCCGAGGCCAAAGACCTCATTGCCAATGGCGGCACGTTTTCAGTATCCAACCAAAAAGAACTCAACCAGATTCTAAATGAATTAATAAAAAATAAAAAAAAACGCCACCAGACGGGACTTGCAAATCTAAAGTTTATAGAAAAAAACAAAGGTGCCGTAATCCAAATCCTAGACTATCTTCGTATATCTAAATGA
- the mutS gene encoding DNA mismatch repair protein MutS, translating to MAKKAKKETPLMKQYNTIKAKYPDALLLFRVGDFYETFGDDAVRAAGILGIVLTNRNNGGEKTELAGFPHHSLNTYLPKLVKAGERVAICDQLEDPKQTKKIVKRGVTELVTPGVALNDEVLVSKSNNFLCSVYFDKKQIGISFLDISTGEFLTSQGNAEYIDKLLQNFNPSEVLVSKQKRTLFKDTFGEDFHTFYLEDWVYHTDYAYETLIKHFDTKTLKGFGIEDLYEGIIASGSILHYLGETQHHKLEHITSIARIAENEYVWMDKFTIRNLELYNSTNNNAVTLLNIIDKTISPMGGRMLKRWLALPLKSLDKIKQRHEVVSFLTKENSVLQKIQSHIKHIGDLERLISKTATGKVNPREVIQLKNSLEAIVPIKALATHCDNESLKIIGDTLQSCDVLREKIKQILNEDAPVNVLKGNTIATGFSSELDELRNLSKSGKDYLDNMLERESERTGITSLKIASNNVFGYYIEVRNTHKDKVPDDWIRKQTLVSAERYITEELKEYEAKILGAEERILAIEQQLFAELVSWMNQYIKAVQQNAYLIGQIDCLCGFAKLAKDSQYVYPTIDQSHDLDIKEGRHPVIEKQLPLGEAYIANDVVLDRTSQQIIMITGPNMSGKSAILRQTALIVLLAQIGSFVPAKEAKIGLVDKIFTRVGASDNISMGESTFMVEMNETASILNNISDRSLVLLDEIGRGTSTYDGISIAWAISEYLHEHPAKPKTLFATHYHELNEMTETFERIKNFNVSVKELKDNVLFLRKLVEGGSEHSFGIHVAKMAGMPQQVLHRANKILKKLEQSHSSEELTDKVKSIQDDMQLSFFNLDDPLLENIKDEILHTDIDTLTPVEALMKLNEIKRMLVKKKQA from the coding sequence TTGGCTAAAAAGGCAAAAAAAGAAACCCCGTTAATGAAGCAGTACAATACTATAAAAGCAAAGTACCCTGATGCCTTGTTGTTGTTTCGTGTGGGCGATTTTTACGAGACTTTTGGCGACGATGCTGTTAGGGCGGCCGGTATTTTGGGTATTGTGTTAACCAATAGGAATAATGGTGGTGAAAAAACCGAATTGGCCGGATTTCCACACCATTCGTTAAACACCTATTTGCCAAAACTGGTAAAGGCAGGCGAGCGTGTGGCCATTTGCGATCAGCTGGAAGACCCTAAACAAACCAAAAAAATTGTAAAACGCGGTGTAACCGAACTAGTGACGCCTGGTGTGGCACTAAATGATGAGGTGCTGGTGTCTAAATCGAATAACTTTTTGTGCTCGGTGTATTTTGATAAAAAGCAAATTGGTATTTCGTTTTTGGATATTTCAACTGGCGAGTTTTTAACCTCGCAAGGTAATGCTGAGTATATTGATAAATTATTGCAAAACTTCAACCCGAGTGAAGTTTTGGTGTCCAAACAAAAACGTACACTCTTTAAAGATACTTTTGGTGAAGATTTCCATACCTTCTACTTGGAAGACTGGGTCTATCATACAGATTATGCCTACGAAACGTTGATTAAACATTTCGATACTAAAACGCTTAAAGGTTTTGGGATAGAAGATTTATACGAAGGCATTATTGCATCGGGTTCCATTTTACATTATTTGGGCGAAACACAGCACCATAAATTGGAGCATATTACTTCAATTGCCCGAATCGCAGAAAATGAGTATGTGTGGATGGATAAGTTTACCATCCGAAATCTGGAACTTTACAATTCGACCAACAATAATGCGGTAACGTTGTTGAATATTATCGACAAAACCATTTCGCCCATGGGAGGGCGCATGTTAAAACGCTGGTTGGCTTTACCTTTAAAAAGTTTAGATAAAATTAAGCAGCGGCATGAGGTGGTTAGTTTTTTAACCAAGGAAAATAGCGTGCTTCAAAAAATACAAAGCCACATTAAGCATATTGGCGATTTGGAGCGGTTAATTTCAAAAACAGCCACAGGAAAAGTGAATCCACGGGAGGTTATTCAGCTTAAAAATTCCTTGGAAGCCATTGTACCCATTAAAGCTTTGGCAACACATTGTGATAACGAATCGCTTAAAATTATTGGCGATACACTGCAAAGTTGTGATGTGCTCCGTGAAAAAATAAAGCAAATCTTGAATGAAGATGCACCGGTTAACGTTTTAAAGGGTAATACAATTGCTACTGGATTTTCTTCAGAATTAGACGAACTCAGAAACCTTTCAAAATCAGGAAAGGATTATTTGGATAATATGCTGGAACGCGAAAGCGAGCGTACAGGAATAACCTCACTAAAAATAGCATCTAATAATGTTTTTGGGTATTACATAGAAGTACGTAATACGCACAAAGATAAAGTGCCTGACGATTGGATTAGAAAGCAAACTTTAGTAAGTGCTGAGCGTTATATCACCGAAGAGCTAAAAGAATATGAAGCAAAAATTTTAGGAGCCGAAGAACGAATTTTGGCTATTGAGCAACAATTGTTTGCCGAATTGGTAAGTTGGATGAACCAATATATTAAAGCCGTACAGCAAAATGCCTATTTAATTGGGCAGATTGATTGTTTGTGTGGTTTTGCAAAATTAGCTAAAGATAGTCAATACGTGTATCCAACCATCGATCAGTCGCACGATTTGGATATAAAGGAGGGGCGTCATCCCGTTATTGAAAAACAGTTGCCTTTGGGAGAGGCTTATATTGCCAACGATGTGGTTCTAGATCGTACATCACAACAAATCATTATGATTACAGGGCCAAATATGTCTGGTAAATCGGCTATTTTACGTCAAACAGCCTTAATTGTGCTATTGGCTCAAATAGGAAGTTTTGTGCCCGCCAAGGAAGCCAAAATAGGATTGGTGGATAAAATTTTTACTAGAGTAGGAGCTAGCGATAATATTTCTATGGGCGAATCGACTTTTATGGTGGAAATGAACGAAACGGCTTCCATTCTCAACAATATTTCAGATAGAAGTTTAGTGCTTTTAGATGAAATTGGTCGTGGCACCAGTACTTATGACGGTATTTCCATAGCATGGGCCATTAGCGAATATTTGCACGAGCACCCAGCGAAGCCGAAAACACTTTTTGCTACCCATTACCACGAGCTTAATGAAATGACCGAAACTTTCGAACGTATTAAAAATTTCAATGTTTCGGTAAAAGAACTGAAAGACAACGTGCTCTTTTTGAGAAAATTGGTTGAAGGTGGCAGTGAGCATAGTTTTGGTATTCATGTAGCTAAAATGGCAGGAATGCCACAACAAGTTTTGCATCGAGCTAACAAGATTTTGAAGAAATTAGAGCAATCGCATTCCAGTGAAGAGCTTACCGATAAGGTGAAATCTATTCAAGATGACATGCAGCTTAGTTTTTTCAATTTAGACGATCCTTTACTCGAAAATATAAAGGATGAAATTTTACACACTGATATCGATACACTTACACCAGTTGAGGCGCTTATGAAATTGAATGAGATTAAACGCATGTTGGTAAAGAAAAAGCAAGCCTGA
- a CDS encoding DegT/DnrJ/EryC1/StrS family aminotransferase, with the protein MKKIQMVDLKGQYNGIKDVVDPSIQEVFETTAFINGPKVHDFQKELEHYLDVKHVIPCANGTDALQIAMMGLGLKPGDEVITADFTFAATVEVIALLQLTPVLVDVNEDDFNINIEAIKKAITPKTKAIVPVHLFGQCANMEAIMEIAEAHNLYVIEDNAQAIGANYTYKNGKKVKAGTIGDVGATSFFPSKNLGCYGDGGAIFTNNDDLAHTIRGIVNHGMYERYHHDVVGVNSRLDSIQAAVLSAKLPNLDRYNACRREAAKKYSEAFKTFENIITPKTVNGCDGICETCDCHVFHQYTLRIQGIDRDDLVKHLNENEIPCGVYYPIPLHRQKAYTDERYNESDFSVTNQLVKEVISLPMHTELDDEQIEYITSTITQFING; encoded by the coding sequence ATGAAAAAAATTCAAATGGTTGACCTTAAAGGTCAGTATAACGGCATAAAAGATGTTGTTGATCCTTCTATACAAGAGGTTTTTGAAACTACCGCATTTATAAATGGGCCTAAGGTTCACGATTTTCAAAAGGAATTAGAGCATTATCTCGATGTCAAGCACGTTATTCCTTGTGCCAACGGAACTGATGCGCTCCAAATAGCGATGATGGGACTTGGGCTAAAGCCTGGGGATGAGGTGATAACGGCCGATTTTACTTTTGCTGCGACGGTTGAGGTTATTGCACTATTGCAATTAACACCTGTTTTGGTAGATGTTAACGAAGACGATTTCAATATCAACATCGAAGCCATAAAAAAGGCTATAACGCCAAAAACCAAAGCGATTGTTCCTGTGCATTTATTTGGGCAGTGTGCCAATATGGAAGCGATTATGGAAATTGCCGAAGCACATAATTTGTATGTTATAGAAGATAATGCGCAAGCTATTGGGGCAAACTACACTTATAAAAACGGCAAAAAAGTAAAAGCTGGAACCATTGGAGATGTAGGGGCAACTTCTTTTTTTCCTTCAAAAAATCTAGGATGCTATGGCGATGGTGGTGCTATTTTCACCAACAACGACGATTTGGCGCATACCATTAGAGGTATTGTAAACCATGGTATGTACGAGCGTTATCATCACGATGTGGTTGGTGTAAACTCAAGGTTGGATAGTATTCAAGCTGCTGTGTTGAGTGCCAAACTACCCAATTTAGATCGTTATAATGCATGTAGACGAGAAGCGGCCAAAAAGTATAGTGAAGCTTTCAAAACTTTTGAAAATATAATTACACCTAAAACAGTAAATGGCTGTGACGGTATTTGTGAAACTTGCGATTGCCATGTGTTTCATCAATATACTTTAAGAATTCAAGGAATAGACAGGGATGATTTGGTGAAGCATTTAAATGAAAATGAGATTCCTTGTGGCGTGTATTACCCTATACCGCTTCACAGACAAAAAGCTTATACAGACGAAAGATATAATGAATCTGATTTTTCGGTAACAAATCAGTTGGTGAAAGAAGTTATTTCATTGCCTATGCATACCGAGTTGGATGACGAGCAAATTGAATACATTACTTCAACCATAACACAGTTTATAAATGGATAA
- a CDS encoding TonB-dependent receptor — MNLKNYYLVIVFALLCAIKSFAQQKTISGHVVDKNNLPLPGATVIIKKTTVGTSTDFDGNYKLTVSPNDVLVYSYVGYITYEVMVGSSNQINVTLHEDTMALEEVVVVAYGAQTRESIVGSVGVVSSSTIETQQVTSPLRAIQGAVPGVSLLTAGGQPGSNPTIRIRGISSESLARGPLIVVDGAPFNGNLNTISQDQIESVSVLKDASSSALYGSRASGGVILITTKKGHINSAPKITLRSQIGISNPTTGIHDLTGPEDYLKLTWQALKNTSQYENGLSANDAAQNATNGLIDYLGYNPYSVSNPIDVNGNLVAGANLLWNSIWEDEVIKEDYLRVNHNLSLSGGSEKTRYFMSLDYLNEEGPVRPSDFERISSRLNLETQVNHWLKVGLNSSFSRSSSNNPDQTSGSTTQAISWIYGLSSIYPIYARDANGNLILDGAGDRIFDLGNGLVTGQAVNSSRPVYSGENLLASLILGRERRVRSNYLANAFAELNITKNLTFKSRLSFENYLFDSYSFDDDKIGSASNVQGRVSQERNLTTTLNAVQSLNYSKNFGKHNVSIDALTEAYTNTQDDVLAQGTGFLPGVENLDSSTLPEGVGGNVITSRINSYLGRANYNFNQKYYAEFSFRRDGSARFNKGTRWGNFLAGGASWVATKENFLSDSNTLSYLKLRVSYGELGNNRTTSLFPYQSVFQTGFVNEGNSGILLEGVSDANLRWEKVESFNVGADFELLNGLISGTVEYYNKESVDLILDKPLPRSLGVNKIVTNIGSIKNYGWEVSLRSLNISRDDFTWTTGINFSLNKNQWTKLPQDEILSGSKRYIVGGSIFDFFIREWAGVDPADGRGMWFMDVEDDEGNVVDKVVTKNYDDAMRYDQGKSSLPDIEGGFTSFIKYKQFDLNVLFNFSFGAYLLDSDYSRLINPFENPGGSAHPDNFNAWKNPGDITNFPLLLASNNDHASRSTRFLYKNDYVRLKSLTLGYNLPQTTIEHIGLSKFRLFLQADNFFTWQSHKGIDSEQAFNGVANNRSPLSRTITSGILLEF; from the coding sequence ATGAATTTAAAGAACTACTACTTAGTAATAGTTTTTGCGCTGTTGTGTGCAATAAAATCTTTCGCACAGCAAAAAACTATTTCAGGACATGTTGTCGATAAAAATAACTTGCCGCTTCCCGGAGCTACAGTAATAATTAAAAAAACAACCGTTGGCACATCAACCGATTTTGATGGTAACTACAAATTAACTGTAAGCCCAAACGATGTACTTGTTTATAGTTATGTGGGGTATATAACATATGAGGTTATGGTTGGTAGTTCCAATCAAATTAATGTCACTTTACATGAAGATACGATGGCCTTAGAAGAAGTTGTAGTTGTGGCCTATGGCGCACAAACTCGAGAGTCTATAGTAGGCTCCGTGGGCGTTGTGTCTAGTTCAACTATTGAAACACAACAAGTAACTTCGCCATTGCGTGCTATACAGGGCGCGGTACCTGGTGTTAGTTTGTTAACGGCGGGTGGACAACCAGGTAGCAATCCAACTATAAGAATTCGGGGGATTTCAAGCGAGAGTTTGGCACGTGGGCCACTAATTGTGGTTGATGGCGCACCATTTAATGGTAATCTGAATACTATTAGCCAAGATCAAATTGAATCGGTCTCTGTGTTAAAAGATGCCTCGTCATCAGCATTGTATGGCTCAAGGGCATCAGGAGGTGTTATCCTTATCACGACAAAAAAAGGGCATATCAATTCTGCTCCCAAAATAACCTTGAGGTCACAAATAGGAATTTCAAACCCAACAACAGGTATACATGATCTAACTGGTCCAGAAGATTATTTGAAGCTTACTTGGCAGGCATTAAAAAATACAAGCCAATATGAAAATGGTTTGTCAGCAAACGATGCCGCACAAAATGCAACTAACGGCTTAATTGATTATTTAGGTTACAATCCGTACAGTGTATCAAACCCTATTGATGTTAATGGCAATTTGGTAGCCGGAGCAAATTTATTATGGAATTCTATCTGGGAAGACGAAGTCATTAAAGAAGATTACTTGAGGGTGAACCATAACTTAAGTTTGTCTGGTGGAAGCGAAAAAACCAGATATTTCATGTCGTTGGATTATTTAAATGAAGAAGGCCCGGTAAGACCATCAGATTTTGAAAGGATATCTTCAAGATTAAATTTAGAAACCCAAGTAAACCATTGGTTAAAAGTTGGCCTCAATTCAAGTTTTTCACGTTCATCATCAAACAATCCCGATCAAACTAGTGGTAGTACTACACAGGCTATTTCCTGGATATATGGTTTGTCGAGCATTTATCCTATTTATGCTAGAGATGCAAACGGAAATCTAATTTTAGATGGTGCAGGCGATAGGATATTTGACTTAGGAAATGGTTTGGTAACAGGGCAGGCCGTAAATAGTTCGCGTCCTGTTTACAGCGGAGAAAATTTATTGGCAAGTTTAATTTTAGGGAGAGAACGGCGGGTGCGAAGCAATTATCTGGCCAATGCTTTTGCCGAATTAAACATTACTAAAAACCTAACTTTTAAATCGCGTTTAAGTTTTGAAAATTATCTTTTCGATTCATATAGTTTTGATGACGACAAAATTGGTTCGGCATCAAATGTGCAGGGTAGGGTGTCTCAAGAACGCAATTTAACGACTACCCTTAATGCGGTTCAATCATTAAATTACAGCAAAAATTTTGGTAAACATAATGTGTCAATTGATGCTTTAACCGAAGCATATACCAACACACAAGACGATGTGCTGGCTCAGGGTACTGGGTTTCTACCTGGTGTAGAAAACCTTGACAGCAGCACTTTACCCGAAGGCGTGGGAGGCAATGTTATCACTTCACGTATCAACAGTTATTTAGGACGTGCCAATTATAATTTCAACCAAAAATATTACGCCGAGTTTTCTTTTAGGCGCGATGGCTCTGCCCGTTTTAATAAAGGGACGCGCTGGGGTAATTTCTTAGCTGGTGGCGCCAGTTGGGTGGCTACAAAAGAAAATTTTTTAAGCGATAGCAATACACTTTCTTATTTAAAACTTCGTGTTTCTTACGGTGAGTTGGGTAATAATAGAACCACAAGTCTTTTTCCTTACCAATCGGTATTTCAAACCGGATTTGTAAACGAAGGTAATTCGGGTATTCTGCTCGAGGGGGTTTCGGATGCCAACCTGAGATGGGAAAAAGTGGAATCATTTAATGTAGGAGCCGATTTTGAATTGTTAAATGGCTTAATTTCTGGTACAGTTGAATATTATAACAAAGAATCTGTCGATTTAATTTTGGATAAACCTTTACCGCGCTCACTTGGCGTTAATAAAATTGTTACCAATATTGGATCGATTAAAAATTACGGGTGGGAGGTTTCCTTGCGCTCTCTTAATATTAGCCGAGATGATTTTACATGGACCACAGGAATCAATTTTTCATTAAATAAAAATCAATGGACTAAATTGCCGCAAGACGAAATTTTAAGTGGTTCAAAACGCTACATTGTTGGCGGTTCCATTTTTGATTTTTTTATTCGTGAATGGGCAGGCGTAGATCCTGCTGATGGCAGAGGAATGTGGTTTATGGATGTAGAAGACGATGAAGGCAATGTAGTAGACAAAGTGGTAACTAAAAACTATGATGATGCTATGCGTTACGACCAAGGAAAATCCTCGCTACCAGATATTGAAGGGGGTTTTACGTCGTTTATAAAATATAAACAGTTCGATTTAAATGTACTTTTCAATTTTAGTTTCGGTGCCTATTTGTTGGATAGTGATTATTCACGACTTATAAATCCTTTTGAAAATCCTGGAGGAAGTGCGCATCCCGATAACTTCAATGCTTGGAAAAATCCCGGTGATATAACAAACTTTCCGTTGTTATTGGCTAGCAATAACGATCATGCCTCAAGATCTACACGCTTTTTATATAAAAACGATTATGTCAGGTTAAAAAGTTTAACCCTCGGCTATAATTTGCCACAAACCACTATAGAACACATTGGGCTGAGTAAGTTTAGGCTGTTTCTTCAGGCCGATAATTTTTTTACATGGCAATCGCACAAGGGCATTGATTCAGAACAGGCATTTAATGGTGTAGCTAACAATAGATCGCCATTATCAAGAACCATTACATCTGGTATCCTTTTAGAGTTTTAA
- a CDS encoding helix-turn-helix transcriptional regulator codes for MFSRPKILFVVFSLVVIFNGFSATPSLYQIDSLIHEKNMSHDMTKLDLLVLYEEALIEGSKDSLNIFKDLALLNAELEQPEDAYSYTKKYIDNTLDFSILNNGVYENISGTVSYKKLKDKYITNVDVLAFIYFYVALIGFFFMITINFTKKANTFAKFFIAGFVGAHSLFVLEFVLYMTNIQYQFAFTYRMSAAAALLYGPLLYFYFKSVTEKFQFKTKYILHFLPTILLLLFLSPVYMATSSEKVRMMLGIHATYKTYDIVVFVTKIVSLLAYVYFTGKLLKSNTDKDTSDTKVLQKNRWKRYVYKIHIVYVLSYLLYGISVFGALGSVSSFIYHVQIGVMSVMIIYIAYMAYVQPSIFDNEIALLKGKLFPEKYQKSGLTDGLSKELSENLIKLMVEEKVYKENNISLEILADKLNTTRHNTSQIINENFNMNFFELINKFRIQEAVNLFILDVNGNLNIIDVAYEVGYNNKVTFNKAFKKEMELTPSEFINSKKKQTVKVNIR; via the coding sequence ATGTTTTCTAGACCAAAAATATTGTTTGTGGTCTTCAGTCTGGTGGTCATTTTTAATGGCTTTTCGGCCACACCATCATTGTATCAAATCGATAGCTTGATACACGAAAAAAATATGAGTCATGACATGACCAAGCTCGATTTGTTGGTTTTATATGAAGAAGCGCTAATAGAAGGCAGTAAAGATTCACTTAACATTTTTAAAGATTTGGCTTTGCTCAATGCCGAGTTAGAACAACCTGAGGATGCCTATAGCTACACTAAAAAATATATTGATAACACTTTAGATTTTTCAATATTAAACAATGGTGTTTATGAAAATATTTCTGGAACGGTATCTTACAAGAAGCTAAAAGATAAGTATATTACTAATGTAGATGTCTTGGCGTTTATATATTTTTACGTGGCACTTATTGGTTTTTTCTTTATGATAACCATAAACTTTACAAAAAAGGCCAATACTTTTGCGAAATTTTTTATCGCTGGTTTTGTTGGGGCACACTCCTTATTTGTTTTGGAGTTTGTGCTGTACATGACTAATATTCAATATCAATTTGCTTTTACCTATCGCATGTCGGCTGCTGCTGCACTTTTGTATGGCCCATTGTTGTATTTTTATTTTAAAAGTGTTACCGAAAAGTTTCAATTTAAGACTAAATATATCCTCCATTTTTTGCCAACAATACTATTGTTGCTATTTCTGTCGCCGGTTTACATGGCAACGTCCTCCGAAAAAGTGAGAATGATGCTGGGCATTCATGCTACTTATAAAACCTACGATATTGTTGTTTTTGTTACAAAAATCGTTTCGCTTTTGGCTTATGTTTATTTCACGGGAAAATTGCTCAAATCAAATACCGATAAGGATACTTCCGACACAAAAGTTCTGCAAAAAAACCGTTGGAAACGCTATGTTTATAAAATACATATAGTCTATGTATTATCGTATTTACTTTATGGTATTTCGGTTTTTGGGGCCTTGGGGTCTGTTTCTAGTTTTATCTACCATGTTCAAATTGGTGTAATGTCTGTAATGATAATATATATTGCTTACATGGCCTATGTGCAACCCAGTATTTTTGATAATGAAATTGCCCTGCTTAAAGGCAAACTCTTTCCTGAAAAATATCAAAAGTCTGGACTTACAGATGGGCTTTCAAAAGAGTTAAGCGAAAACTTAATTAAGCTTATGGTTGAAGAAAAAGTGTATAAGGAAAACAATATTAGCCTCGAAATACTGGCCGACAAGCTAAACACGACGCGCCATAATACTTCACAAATTATAAATGAAAACTTCAATATGAATTTTTTCGAGCTTATCAATAAATTCAGAATTCAGGAAGCTGTTAATTTATTTATTCTAGATGTAAATGGAAACCTAAATATTATTGATGTGGCTTACGAAGTTGGCTATAATAACAAGGTCACCTTCAATAAAGCTTTTAAAAAGGAAATGGAACTTACACCATCAGAGTTCATCAATTCCAAAAAAAAGCAAACCGTAAAGGTAAATATCAGGTAA
- the galE gene encoding UDP-glucose 4-epimerase GalE gives MDKILVTGGLGFIGSHTVVELQNEGYNVVIIDDLSNSSENVLEGITAITGKKPVFEKLDLKDKSKVEAFFAKHNDVKGVIHFAASKAVGESVQEPLLYYENNIGTLVYILKELKKLPEASFIFSSSCTVYGQADELPITENAPVKQAESPYGNTKQIGEEIIRDTCKVTPNLKAIALRYFNPVGAHESAEIGELPIGVPQNLVPFITQTAIGIREQLSVFGDDYPTPDGTCIRDYIHVVDLAKAHVVALQRLLENKNKANYETFNLGTGKGSSVLEVVKSFEKVSGEKLNYKIVGRREGDIISAYADTKKANEELGWKTKLTLDDAMRSAWKWEKAVRGKE, from the coding sequence ATGGATAAAATATTAGTTACTGGCGGACTTGGTTTTATAGGGTCGCATACCGTTGTAGAATTGCAAAACGAAGGTTACAACGTTGTTATTATTGACGATTTATCTAATTCTTCTGAAAATGTATTGGAAGGTATAACTGCAATTACGGGTAAAAAACCTGTTTTTGAAAAATTAGATTTAAAAGACAAGTCTAAAGTAGAAGCTTTTTTTGCAAAACATAACGATGTAAAAGGTGTTATCCATTTTGCTGCAAGTAAAGCTGTTGGTGAGAGTGTTCAAGAACCACTTTTGTATTATGAGAACAATATTGGTACATTGGTTTATATATTAAAGGAATTAAAAAAACTTCCGGAAGCCAGTTTTATTTTTAGTTCTTCGTGTACGGTTTATGGGCAAGCAGATGAATTGCCAATTACCGAAAATGCCCCGGTAAAACAAGCTGAATCGCCATACGGAAACACCAAGCAAATAGGAGAGGAAATTATTAGAGACACCTGCAAGGTAACCCCAAACTTAAAAGCTATTGCGCTGCGTTATTTTAATCCAGTTGGAGCTCACGAATCTGCTGAAATAGGAGAATTGCCCATTGGTGTTCCACAAAACCTGGTACCCTTTATTACGCAAACCGCCATTGGTATTCGTGAGCAGCTCTCGGTTTTTGGAGATGATTACCCAACGCCAGACGGAACATGCATTCGCGATTACATTCATGTGGTCGATTTGGCAAAAGCACATGTTGTGGCTTTGCAGCGTTTATTAGAAAATAAAAACAAAGCCAATTACGAAACCTTTAACCTAGGTACGGGAAAAGGAAGTTCTGTGCTCGAAGTGGTTAAATCTTTCGAAAAAGTTTCTGGTGAAAAGCTTAACTATAAAATTGTTGGCAGACGCGAAGGTGATATCATTTCAGCTTATGCCGATACCAAAAAGGCCAACGAAGAACTAGGCTGGAAAACCAAATTAACCCTTGATGACGCCATGCGTTCGGCATGGAAGTGGGAAAAAGCAGTTAGGGGTAAAGAATGA